atatctTCTTCCTGATGAACACGAacgactttttcctttttccattttgCAGGGGGGACGTTTGCATTGTACTCGTTGTTATGCCGATATGCGAGGATAGGGTTGATCCCGAGTCAACAACCAGAAGATCAAGATGTATCTAATTTCCAGTTGGAGCTGCCAAACAATCGCTTGATCAGGGCATCGAGGCTCAAGTCCAAGCTCGAGAAGAGCCGGTTCGCCAAGTTCTTCTTGCTCTTCGCCACCATGCTTGGCACTTCCATGGTCATTGGTGACGGCATCCTCACTCCATGCATGTCTGGTACGCACCATATTATTTAGTAAATGATATTTTATAGTCCTATTCTTATCATACCGAATATAAGTCATCCTTTTGGGTTACTTAGGAGTTATTAACAGCTCTTACTAAATCatcttaaataataataaataaagagcAAAGACGGAATTAGAGGCGGCAGGGACAGTGAGTACAACGATCATGCAATTTTTATTCAAACCTCGTGGTGGAAATTGGGTTCAATATCGCCCCCTGCCATTTTCTTGACTTATATACAGGGGCTGCATGTCACGATCAAACAGTAGACAAATTTGGGTGGTccagctgatttttttttggcttctttaGTTAAATAAGGAAATTTAGCGAACTGGCAATTATGGAAGGGCGGTGACGAATAGTATGTACCGATCGAACATAACGTGGCGTGATTGTGTCCGCTCATTTCCATGTTGTCATTGACAATCTGTCTATGTTGCCTCATCTAGCTTGCGTAACATGCGACTGATTACATAGTTACAATTGTTAATGTCAATGCGATGTTTGACTTGCAATCCCATGTGTGTGTTGCAGTTCTGTCCGCTGTTGGAGGGATCAAGGAAGCTACTTCTGCAGTGACGGAAGGTATTGTATTTTGTTATCACATCAGCCATATTAATCTCTCTACTTGCTCTATTATTGGATGGCATACTTGATGCTCTGAATACTATGCATCGTGAGATAACTTAAACAGATTCATTCCTATGTAGAGTTCCCGTGCATCCAACTGTCTGTGTTGAGATCTCAaaccttttctattttttgtcaCGGAAAGAGGACCTTGCAGTCGAGCTCAATAGCGAGATAACGGGGAAATAAgtgagaaatagagaaaaataactCCTCAGGAATGGCGTGGTCCGGTCCGAGTAGAGGTACTTATGCTACGGAAAGAACAGCTACTGTACCACTGGCTTAAATCTAGAAAGCCCTCATAACCAAGTCCCCTCATACACCCAGTTGCTGCAATGCTGCTCACCATTTTTTCACTTTAATTCTCGAgtgttttcctcccaaaaaaatttaagagacgAAACTCTGAAAACACTTTCAAGAGGCTCTAACGCATATAACACCCTGAAAACAGGTAAAAATTGAGCTAAAAACATGAATTTCGGGATCCCACGACGTTGGCTGAGCAATCGGAACAGGCTCAGTGCGCCTGGGCAAATCTCGGTGCGTGGCCCTGGGCTAGGCCACAGGCCATACCCGGCCTGTGGCCCCGGCAGCCTGAGCCCTTGTGCCCGGCTCCCTGGTCCTCTCTCCAGGGCCGTTCCTAGAAGCCCCAGCGTTCAGCCCTGTGTAGTTGGACGTCGGAAACCTTGCCAAAAACCCCTCGACCTCGACTGCGGGTTTCGATCCTCACTCGAGTCCTTggccaaacaattttttaggtgcacaaaaagtagaaaatgaaTCAAACCCCACACTTTGTCCATATTCTTTTAtgttttactcagaaatttcGTGACTTGGTTCATTTGATGTTGACATTTCATCTCTTTTGAGGGGCTCAGGTTAATTTACTCCGAATTAGTACGAATATGGCTTTAGCGTCGCCCTGTAAAGGGCCGACAGAAATGATGAATCCTGGCCACCATACTGGGCATCTTTTTGGCATCCCAAGGAAGTCGAACGTCTTTATTCgattctttcaatttcttcgaTTATAATTAAAGCGACTGAGTAGGTCCCTCCAGACAAACTTATAAATTACGATAATTTCACCCCCCCGAGTGGAGAGTTATCTTATCCTACAGAAGTTATTACCGTGGAAAAACATGTCCGTGTGGAAGATGATTTTAGGTTTAGATGGTCCAACCCATGACCTGTGGACCCAGGTTTGTATGTGAATAAGCAAgtggattcttctttcttcctaaAACTGGAAGGGGAAGTGTCTGtaaattcttctttctttcctaaaATTGGAACATCTTGGTGTTCTACAGATATGATAGTATGGATTTCGGTGGCGATACTGGTGTGCCTCTTCGCGGCCCAAAGGTTTGGCACTGATAAAGTTGGATACACTTTTGCTCCGATCATATGCGTTTGGTTCGCATTCATTGGCGCGATTGGTTTCTACAATTTTGTCAAGTATGACCCGGGAGTCGTCAAAGCCATCAATCCGGTTTACATCATCGATTACTTTCGGAGGAACAAGAAGGAGGGATGGATATCTCTCGGTGGCATTGTCCTTGCCATAACAGGTACACTCGGATTGCTTTGCTCCCTAATTTACTGCCCTTGGTGTATAATCTCGGTATAATCGATTAGTTCGTCATATGATGCAGGTACGGAGGCGTTATTCGCCGATGTTGGGCACTTCACGGTCCGCTCGATACAGATAAGCATGTGTGCCGTGACATATCCCTCGCTCATATTGGCATATGCTGGGCAGGCCTCGTTTCTTCGTAAGCATAACGATCTTGTCAGTGCATCATTCTTCAAGTCTATACCTGGTGAATATCTTCTAACCTTCATATACACGCTAATTCTTTCAGATTAATTACAAACGAAAACGTCCTTTTAAGGTTGTATCTTTTCATCTAAATATTGAAGATGACGATAACTTCCTATGATGCAGGGCCCTTATATTGGCCGATGTTTGTGATCGCAGTACTAGCTGCGATCATTGCGAGCCAAGCTATGATCTCAGGGACATTTTCGATCATCCAACAATCGCTCTCTCTAGGGTGTTTTCCTCGCGTGAAAATTGTGCATACGTCATCGAAATATGAAGGACAAGTTTACATACCAGAGATTAATTATCTCCTGATGTTGGCATGCGTCGCTATCGCTCTTGGCTTCAGGACTACTGAGAAAATAGGCAATGCCTACGGTAAGTCATTGGTTCTTACACTTTTGCTGACCCTCTCATGTCCTAGCTACCTAACATCACTTCAAATCATACAAAGTTTAGCACCTCTAAAGATGGCGCAtctgaaaatttaaaatctatggtatttatttgttttgcttttctgAGATGGGCATTGCAAGAACAATTGTTATCACGATGAATGTCATGTTTTCATCTATCTATAATTTCACTATATTAAGCATATCATGATGCATATAACTCATACGAGCGATCTTATTTATCTGTGTGAGGGTCTAAATATAAATGCGTATATGTTTCATGCAGGCATAGCGGTGGTCTTTGTGATGACCCTCACATCTGGATTCCTGGTGCTCATCATGATCATGATATGGAAATGGAACATCTTCTTCGTCATCACTTACATTCTAGTCGTGGGTTCTGTGGAGCTTCTCTACTTGAGCTCAGTCCTCTCCAAATTCTACCGAGGAGGTTACCTTCCCTTGGCCTTCGCCGCTGTCTTTGTGACCATAATGTACGTGTGGAATGACGTGTACCGGCGCAAGTACTACTATGAGCTCGACCACAAGATGTCGCCAGAGAAGCTCAGGGAGATTGCCACCGACTCTGGCCTTTCTCGCATGCCGGGGCTCGCTGTCGTCTACTCAGAGCTCGTCCAAGGGATCCCTCCAATCTTCAAGCACTATGTGGAGAACGTGCCCGCCGTCCACTCGGTCCTCGTCTTTGTCTCAATAAAGTCACTCCCGATAAGCAAAGTCCCAGCAGAAGAGCGGTTCCTGTTCCGCCGAGTTGAGCCAAGTGAGCTCAATGTGTTCCGGTGCGTCGTGAGGTACGGGTACACCGACTCGCGGAACGAGCACGATGAGCCGTTCGAGAGGCTTCTATATCAAAGGCTCAGGGAGTTTGTAATGGAAGAGCATTGGACCATGACCCATCAAGTGACGTTACCCGAGGTCAAGGATGACGACGGGCAATTG
This region of Eucalyptus grandis isolate ANBG69807.140 chromosome 8, ASM1654582v1, whole genome shotgun sequence genomic DNA includes:
- the LOC104456810 gene encoding potassium transporter 5, encoding MLGDAVEESREGESQQPEAASPSTSPELINGRKLSSHKLRRYDSLDVESAKCPSHHPHGSKQAVEWRVILTLAFQSIGIVYGDIGTSPLYVYPSTFTEGIKHNDDVLGVLSLIFYTITLIPLFKYVFIVLRANDNGDGGTFALYSLLCRYARIGLIPSQQPEDQDVSNFQLELPNNRLIRASRLKSKLEKSRFAKFFLLFATMLGTSMVIGDGILTPCMSVLSAVGGIKEATSAVTEDMIVWISVAILVCLFAAQRFGTDKVGYTFAPIICVWFAFIGAIGFYNFVKYDPGVVKAINPVYIIDYFRRNKKEGWISLGGIVLAITGTEALFADVGHFTVRSIQISMCAVTYPSLILAYAGQASFLRKHNDLVSASFFKSIPGPLYWPMFVIAVLAAIIASQAMISGTFSIIQQSLSLGCFPRVKIVHTSSKYEGQVYIPEINYLLMLACVAIALGFRTTEKIGNAYGIAVVFVMTLTSGFLVLIMIMIWKWNIFFVITYILVVGSVELLYLSSVLSKFYRGGYLPLAFAAVFVTIMYVWNDVYRRKYYYELDHKMSPEKLREIATDSGLSRMPGLAVVYSELVQGIPPIFKHYVENVPAVHSVLVFVSIKSLPISKVPAEERFLFRRVEPSELNVFRCVVRYGYTDSRNEHDEPFERLLYQRLREFVMEEHWTMTHQVTLPEVKDDDGQLVDGLENAENCKNGVKKEIDDEANDKCNHKAQEASEREIAVLDRAWRAGVVHLIGENEVVAGKGASLGKRVLIDYAYNFLKRNVRQSDRIFDIPHKRMLKVGMTYEL